The Congregibacter litoralis KT71 genome contains a region encoding:
- the fabV gene encoding enoyl-ACP reductase FabV — protein MVIKPRVRGFLCTTTHPVGCAENVRRQIAYVRSNGSVTDGPKRVLVIGSSTGYGLASRIVAAFGSGAETLGVFFEKEGTERKPGTAGWYNSAAFHAEAEDAGLYARSINGDAFSDEIKQRTIEEIRNHMGQVDLVVYSLASPRRTHPRTGEVHSSTLKPIGSATTQKGINTDKGEIQEFHLEPATQDEIDNTVAVMGGEDWQFWIEALDEAGVLADGAKTTAYTYVGEKLTWDIYWHGTIGAAKKDLDRRVIDIRKRLAAKGGDARVSVLKAVVTQASAAIPAMPIYLAILFKVMKEQGTHEGCIEQVDGLFRDSLYGASPELDEEGRLRADGKELDPAVQTAVGALWEQVATENLHELSDFAGYRREFLQLFGFEVDGVDYDADVDPLVPIAQLV, from the coding sequence ATGGTTATCAAGCCTCGCGTACGCGGCTTTCTTTGCACTACTACACACCCCGTCGGTTGCGCGGAGAATGTGCGCCGCCAGATTGCCTACGTGCGCAGCAACGGTTCCGTTACTGACGGACCTAAAAGAGTGCTGGTGATCGGGTCCTCCACGGGCTACGGCCTTGCCTCCAGGATCGTCGCCGCCTTCGGTAGCGGAGCGGAAACCCTTGGCGTGTTCTTTGAGAAAGAAGGTACGGAACGGAAGCCCGGCACGGCGGGCTGGTACAACTCCGCCGCTTTCCATGCCGAGGCCGAAGACGCTGGTCTGTATGCAAGGAGCATAAACGGTGACGCCTTCAGCGACGAAATAAAGCAGCGCACCATAGAAGAGATTCGCAATCACATGGGGCAGGTGGATCTGGTTGTCTACAGCCTTGCCTCTCCCCGTCGTACCCATCCTCGCACCGGGGAAGTGCATAGCTCTACCTTGAAGCCCATTGGCAGCGCGACGACGCAGAAGGGGATTAACACCGACAAAGGCGAGATTCAGGAATTTCACCTCGAGCCGGCCACTCAGGATGAGATTGATAACACGGTGGCGGTCATGGGCGGCGAGGACTGGCAGTTCTGGATTGAGGCCCTCGACGAGGCGGGGGTTCTCGCCGACGGCGCCAAGACCACGGCCTATACCTACGTGGGCGAGAAACTGACCTGGGACATTTACTGGCACGGTACCATCGGTGCGGCCAAGAAAGACCTCGATCGTCGCGTCATCGATATCCGGAAGCGTCTTGCTGCAAAGGGCGGTGACGCTCGCGTGTCCGTGCTCAAGGCCGTCGTCACCCAGGCGAGCGCGGCGATTCCGGCCATGCCGATTTATCTGGCGATTCTTTTCAAGGTGATGAAGGAGCAGGGTACCCATGAAGGCTGCATTGAGCAGGTGGATGGGCTGTTTCGCGATTCACTCTATGGGGCAAGCCCCGAGCTTGATGAGGAAGGCCGTTTGCGTGCCGACGGCAAGGAGCTCGACCCGGCGGTGCAGACAGCGGTGGGAGCGCTCTGGGAGCAGGTGGCGACGGAGAACCTTCACGAACTCTCGGACTTTGCGGGCTACCGCCGTGAGTTTTTGCAGCTCTTTGGCTTCGAGGTTGACGGTGTTGATTATGACGCCGATGTTGATCCCCTGGTTCCCATCGCGCAATTGGTCTGA
- a CDS encoding glycosyl transferase — MADFYQNGIITTLHNLADRPVEDLEAELVGFSKARPMGLLLPSLYSELEGEAMPRILDHLTQVPYLEQIVIGLDQATEDQYRDALKFFSRLPQPHRVLWNDGPRLKAIDEELRQMDLAPRELGKGRNVWYCMGYLLAADRVESIALHDCDVLTYDRSLLARLIYPVANPNFNYEFCKGFYARVANGKINGRVSRLLVTPLLRALKKTQGDMEYLNYMDSFRYPLAGEFSFRRDVLNDLRIPSDWGLEIGVLSEMHRNYANNRLCQVDIADNYDHKHQKLSADDASAGLSRMSIDISKALFRKLATRGVVFSSESFRTLKASYYRVALDFVETYHNDAVMNGLEYDLHGEERAVELFAENIMKAGEAFLDRPMERPFIPSWSRVSSAMPTVRDRLLQAVEEDTAEYAPS, encoded by the coding sequence ATGGCGGATTTTTATCAGAACGGCATCATCACCACCCTACATAATCTCGCCGACAGACCCGTTGAGGATCTGGAAGCGGAGCTCGTAGGCTTTAGCAAGGCTCGTCCCATGGGCTTGTTACTGCCCTCCCTGTATTCGGAGCTCGAGGGGGAGGCCATGCCCCGTATCCTCGATCACCTGACCCAGGTTCCCTATCTCGAGCAGATCGTGATCGGTCTGGACCAGGCGACGGAGGATCAGTATCGGGACGCCTTGAAATTTTTCTCCCGTCTTCCTCAACCTCATCGGGTACTGTGGAACGACGGCCCGCGGCTCAAGGCGATAGACGAAGAGCTTCGGCAGATGGACCTGGCGCCCCGGGAGCTCGGTAAGGGGCGCAACGTCTGGTATTGCATGGGCTATCTGTTGGCGGCGGACCGTGTGGAATCCATCGCCCTCCATGATTGCGATGTGCTTACCTACGATCGCTCGCTTCTGGCCCGACTCATCTATCCCGTGGCAAACCCCAATTTCAATTACGAGTTCTGCAAGGGTTTCTATGCGCGCGTTGCCAATGGAAAAATCAATGGTCGCGTGAGTCGCCTTCTGGTGACACCGCTGCTGCGTGCTCTGAAGAAGACCCAGGGCGACATGGAGTACCTCAATTACATGGATAGTTTTCGCTATCCCCTGGCCGGCGAATTCTCATTTCGCAGAGATGTGCTCAACGACCTGCGTATCCCCAGTGACTGGGGCCTGGAGATCGGCGTTCTGTCCGAGATGCACAGGAACTATGCCAACAACCGCCTCTGTCAGGTAGATATTGCTGATAACTACGATCACAAACATCAAAAACTGTCAGCGGACGATGCCTCGGCGGGCCTTTCCCGAATGTCCATCGATATCAGCAAGGCGCTTTTTCGAAAGCTTGCCACGCGGGGGGTGGTCTTCAGTTCCGAAAGCTTCCGTACCCTGAAGGCGAGCTACTATCGGGTGGCGCTGGATTTTGTGGAGACCTATCACAATGATGCAGTGATGAACGGTCTTGAATATGATCTCCATGGTGAAGAGCGAGCGGTGGAGCTTTTCGCTGAAAACATTATGAAAGCGGGTGAAGCGTTCCTAGACCGACCTATGGAACGGCCGTTTATTCCGAGCTGGTCTCGGGTGAGCAGCGCCATGCCAACGGTACGCGACCGGCTTTTACAGGCAGTGGAAGAGGACACCGCGGAGTATGCCCCCAGTTGA
- a CDS encoding sugar phosphorylase, whose product MPPVEHAGSNEGLDETPHGLANRVAQQLSVIYAGGELTPAMHALAVDLLKAMRLDDDMPQPNPYLNHWDQRDALMITYGDSIQQEGQAPLQTLKHWLDHHADGCITGVHILPFCPWSSDDGFSVIDYLQVNEALGDWDDILAIGAKYTLMGDLVINHCSSASQWFANFLNNEEPGKDYFATASPKDDLSLVVRPRTSPLLREVEAIDGTRHVWCTFSHDQVDLNFRNPEVLKRMVEIVRHYLDNGVRIFRLDAVAFLWKKPGTSSLNLRKTHEIVRLLRTLIEHARGDAMIITETNIPNQENLSYFGNGNEAHCVYNFSLPPLLLNTLVTGDCFYLKQWMMSMPPPQHGTAYFNFIASHDGIGLRPAEGLLSDEELQTLISTMRRFGGHVSYRALEDGQNKPYEINIALMDALQGTVAGPDEYGLQRFICAHAIMLGLEGIPGIYVHSLLGTRNDLERLEATGQNRAINRHQWQLEELERQLADPGSEHAQVFHGIKELLAIRQNQSAFHPNATQFTLHLGSTLFGFWRQSSDRRQSIFCISNVSDKAESLQLSDINLIEAQDWSDLISGEDCNKQQMLLEPYQTVWISNRRDHR is encoded by the coding sequence ATGCCCCCAGTTGAGCATGCGGGCTCCAACGAGGGCCTTGATGAAACCCCCCATGGTTTAGCGAACCGGGTTGCCCAGCAGCTCTCGGTGATTTATGCCGGCGGTGAGCTTACGCCGGCGATGCACGCCCTTGCGGTGGATCTCCTCAAGGCCATGCGGCTTGACGACGATATGCCGCAGCCAAACCCCTACCTGAATCATTGGGACCAGCGTGACGCCCTGATGATTACCTATGGAGACAGCATCCAGCAGGAAGGTCAGGCTCCCCTTCAGACCCTGAAGCACTGGCTGGATCATCATGCGGATGGTTGCATTACCGGAGTGCATATCCTGCCGTTTTGTCCCTGGAGTTCCGATGACGGTTTTTCTGTTATCGATTATCTGCAGGTGAATGAAGCCCTCGGTGACTGGGACGATATCCTGGCCATCGGCGCCAAATACACGCTCATGGGCGACCTCGTGATCAACCACTGTTCCAGCGCAAGCCAGTGGTTCGCCAATTTTCTGAACAACGAAGAACCGGGCAAGGACTATTTTGCGACCGCATCGCCCAAAGATGACCTGTCGCTGGTGGTGCGCCCGAGGACGTCGCCATTGCTTCGGGAAGTGGAGGCCATCGACGGCACGCGCCATGTGTGGTGCACCTTCAGCCATGATCAGGTGGATCTCAATTTCCGAAATCCCGAGGTGCTCAAGCGCATGGTGGAGATCGTGCGTCACTACCTCGATAACGGTGTGCGCATCTTCCGTCTCGATGCCGTGGCGTTCCTGTGGAAGAAGCCGGGGACCAGTTCCCTCAATCTGCGTAAAACCCACGAGATTGTCCGCCTCCTGCGCACCCTCATCGAGCATGCCCGGGGTGATGCAATGATCATCACGGAAACCAATATTCCCAATCAGGAAAATCTGTCCTACTTCGGCAACGGCAACGAGGCGCACTGCGTCTACAATTTCTCCCTGCCACCCCTGCTCCTCAACACCCTGGTGACGGGCGACTGCTTTTATCTGAAACAGTGGATGATGAGTATGCCGCCGCCCCAGCACGGCACTGCCTACTTCAACTTTATTGCGTCCCACGACGGCATCGGCTTACGACCTGCAGAGGGCCTTCTGTCGGATGAGGAGTTGCAGACACTCATCAGCACCATGCGTCGTTTTGGCGGACATGTGTCCTACCGGGCCCTCGAGGACGGGCAGAACAAACCCTACGAGATCAACATCGCGTTGATGGATGCGCTCCAGGGCACCGTCGCGGGGCCCGACGAGTACGGCCTGCAGCGCTTTATCTGTGCCCATGCCATCATGCTGGGCCTGGAGGGAATTCCGGGTATTTATGTGCACAGTCTTCTCGGTACGCGAAACGACCTGGAGCGTCTCGAGGCAACGGGGCAGAACCGTGCCATTAATCGCCATCAGTGGCAGCTCGAAGAGTTGGAACGTCAACTGGCGGATCCCGGTTCAGAGCATGCTCAGGTGTTTCATGGGATCAAGGAACTCCTGGCGATCCGGCAAAACCAGTCGGCATTTCATCCCAACGCAACGCAGTTCACGCTGCACCTTGGATCGACGCTGTTCGGCTTCTGGCGCCAGAGTTCGGATCGCCGGCAGAGTATTTTCTGTATTTCGAACGTGAGTGATAAAGCCGAGAGTCTGCAACTCAGTGATATCAATCTTATCGAAGCCCAGGATTGGTCAGATCTTATTTCCGGGGAGGACTGCAACAAGCAGCAAATGCTCCTCGAGCCCTACCAGACGGTCTGGATAAGCAACCGTCGGGACCATCGCTAG
- a CDS encoding MBL fold metallo-hydrolase: MLEHGKPWRLSPRVRRLVAPNPGAMTGPGTNTYLLGDEDVIVLDPGPAIDSHIDAILAAGDGRIRYIVCTHTHPDHSPAWKAVAEATGAQVIGALPEGDDHQDETFSPDVTLEHEYRLKTPELSLLALHTPGHVSNHYCFLLEDEGMLFAGDHVMNGSTVVIIPPGGDMQAYIAALKMLLEYPVACIAPGHGEVIQDSRAEIEGLVKHRLAREAKVLQGLVDLGSCDLDVLVQRVYDDVDPGLHPWAKLSMEAHLIKLEREGRALRSDDQWKAA; the protein is encoded by the coding sequence ATGCTGGAGCATGGAAAACCCTGGCGACTCAGCCCCCGCGTTCGCCGCCTCGTGGCGCCCAATCCCGGCGCGATGACCGGCCCGGGAACCAACACTTATCTGCTGGGGGACGAGGACGTGATTGTCCTGGATCCCGGTCCGGCCATCGATTCGCATATTGACGCGATTCTGGCGGCCGGTGATGGACGTATCCGTTATATCGTGTGTACGCATACCCACCCCGACCATTCCCCGGCATGGAAGGCGGTGGCGGAAGCCACCGGTGCTCAGGTGATCGGTGCTCTTCCCGAAGGCGATGATCATCAGGACGAGACTTTCTCCCCCGATGTTACTCTCGAGCACGAATATCGTCTGAAAACCCCTGAGCTATCGCTCCTGGCGCTGCACACCCCCGGGCACGTCAGCAATCACTATTGTTTTCTCCTCGAGGATGAGGGCATGTTATTCGCCGGGGACCACGTGATGAACGGCAGCACCGTGGTGATCATCCCGCCGGGTGGCGACATGCAGGCGTACATTGCGGCTCTGAAAATGCTCCTCGAGTACCCCGTGGCATGCATCGCTCCCGGCCACGGTGAGGTGATTCAAGACAGCCGTGCCGAGATTGAGGGCCTGGTGAAACATCGCCTGGCCCGCGAGGCAAAGGTCTTGCAGGGCCTTGTTGATCTCGGTTCCTGCGATCTGGATGTGCTTGTGCAGCGCGTATACGACGACGTTGATCCCGGGCTACACCCCTGGGCCAAGCTTTCCATGGAGGCACACTTGATTAAACTTGAGCGCGAGGGACGAGCCTTGCGGAGCGATGATCAGTGGAAAGCCGCTTAA